In one Chitinophaga sancti genomic region, the following are encoded:
- a CDS encoding exo-alpha-sialidase — MRILIVILLCTTTVLAQDKVHYSGSTLVNVDYHHGALQAVTGVHNIQVMRANRSNGGWTYNHAPMLAYWNKQFYLEYLSDSIGESVPPGRTLLLTSKDGETWSEPLVIFPPYKIPDGTSKEGHPGVARNLYAVMHQRMGFYVSKRNHLLVLGYYGICLDAKDDPNDGMGIGRVVREILPDGRYGPIYFLHYNKAWNAGNTSYPFYTTSKDKAFVAACNELMATPLMMMQWNEEADRDDPLIPLQKNYKAFCYYHLPNHDVVGLWKNALSAISKDEGKTWSTVARAPGFVNSNAKIWGQKTSDGRYVTAYNPSEYRWPLAVSVSDDGLDYKNLLLVNGEVAPMRYGGNYKSYGPQYVRGIEEGNGTPEDGKLWVTYSMNKEDIWVARIPVPVSTRASDEWNVYSPLWAPVKIDGDQLTLSDKDPFDYAKAEKVITPASQLEVSFTVTAKQNNHGQLQCELVDKKGLPAIRLIFDADSTLKAKAGARYKNFMKYAPDSVYHIRLTVNTSNRFYTVNVNGKDVLTSLSFAPIDAVAGIVFRTGEPRHFPDADTPADVVTDLPHANETEIHTAIYQIQSLKTKEL; from the coding sequence ATGAGGATACTGATCGTGATCTTATTGTGTACTACGACTGTGCTGGCACAGGACAAAGTACATTATTCAGGTAGCACACTGGTGAATGTGGATTACCACCACGGGGCATTACAGGCTGTTACCGGTGTGCATAACATACAGGTGATGCGGGCTAACCGTAGCAATGGTGGCTGGACTTACAACCATGCCCCTATGCTGGCTTACTGGAATAAGCAGTTTTACCTGGAATACCTGAGCGATAGTATCGGCGAAAGTGTACCCCCGGGTCGTACGCTGCTCCTGACTTCTAAGGATGGAGAGACCTGGTCTGAACCATTGGTTATATTTCCCCCCTATAAGATCCCGGATGGCACTTCGAAAGAAGGCCATCCCGGGGTTGCTCGTAACCTGTATGCAGTCATGCACCAGCGTATGGGCTTTTATGTGTCAAAGCGAAATCACCTGCTGGTACTCGGTTACTACGGTATCTGCCTGGATGCAAAAGATGATCCTAACGATGGGATGGGCATAGGCCGGGTAGTAAGAGAAATACTCCCCGATGGCAGGTATGGCCCCATTTATTTTCTACACTATAACAAAGCCTGGAATGCAGGCAATACCTCATATCCCTTTTATACCACCAGCAAGGACAAGGCATTTGTGGCTGCCTGCAATGAGCTGATGGCCACCCCACTCATGATGATGCAGTGGAATGAAGAAGCTGACAGGGATGATCCTTTAATACCCTTACAAAAGAATTACAAGGCATTTTGTTATTACCATCTCCCTAACCATGATGTGGTAGGATTGTGGAAAAATGCACTTTCTGCGATCAGTAAAGATGAAGGTAAAACCTGGTCCACCGTAGCCCGTGCGCCAGGCTTTGTGAATAGCAATGCCAAGATCTGGGGGCAAAAGACCTCCGATGGCCGCTATGTGACGGCGTATAATCCATCTGAATACAGGTGGCCGCTGGCTGTGTCAGTCAGCGATGATGGACTTGACTACAAGAATTTATTGTTAGTAAATGGTGAAGTTGCTCCCATGCGTTATGGTGGCAATTATAAATCCTACGGACCACAATATGTACGCGGTATCGAAGAAGGCAACGGCACTCCTGAAGACGGAAAACTATGGGTGACCTACAGTATGAACAAGGAAGATATCTGGGTAGCACGTATTCCTGTTCCGGTTTCAACAAGGGCCTCAGATGAATGGAATGTATACAGTCCTTTGTGGGCACCAGTAAAGATCGATGGTGATCAACTAACCCTGTCAGACAAGGATCCTTTTGATTATGCAAAGGCAGAAAAGGTCATTACTCCTGCATCACAACTGGAGGTGTCATTTACCGTCACAGCAAAACAGAATAATCATGGTCAGTTGCAATGTGAATTAGTAGATAAAAAAGGTCTGCCTGCTATCCGGCTCATCTTTGATGCAGACAGCACCTTGAAAGCAAAGGCCGGTGCACGCTATAAGAATTTCATGAAGTATGCACCTGATTCAGTATATCATATCCGGCTCACAGTCAATACCAGCAATCGTTTCTACACAGTCAATGTAAACGGGAAAGATGTGTTGACAAGTCTGAGTTTTGCACCGATAGATGCGGTTGCGGGGATTGTATTCCGTACAGGAGAACCCCGGCATTTCCCGGATGCAGATACGCCTGCTGATGTAGTTACAGATCTGCCACATGCAAATGAAACAGAAATACATACCGCTATCTATCAAATCCAGTCACTTAAAACGAAAGAATTGTAA
- a CDS encoding family 78 glycoside hydrolase catalytic domain has protein sequence MHALFLILLFHLRCETLENPVGIDVAQPRMSWEIRGEEQGLMQTAYQVIVASSLEKLAKNEGDLWNSGKVKSDQSIQVVYNGKALKSRQDCYWKVRVWTNRGECAWSKPAHWSMGLLHPEDWKGRWIGADTSFAWDSAHTQFSRLSARYYRRDFTSQSSLKKATLYIAGPGLYEGFINGRRIGTEVLSQSPTDYRKTLRYNTYDVTGLIQNGANAIGVTLGNGRYFTMRQNYKPAKINTFGYPRLLLQLELEYANGKKQIIASDKSWQLTADGPIRTNNEYDGEEYDARKEMPGWNNAGFHAGGWQAVDIVPAPGGKLVAQLNEPQRITATIKPLSIKPLKDKWIVDMGQNFAGWLQIKVKGQRDEQVKLRFAESLQKDGSLYIANLRDAKVTDIYTLKGGGLETWHPTFVYHGFRYVEISGILPGEIEGQVINDDLITTGTFETSDPTINQIYKNAVWGIRSNYKGMPVDCPQRNERMPWLGDRTTGALGESFIFDNSKLYAKWLDDIADAQLETGAIPDVAPAYWRYYSDNMTWPAAYILIAGYLYDQFGEVTPMRKHYPSMKRWLSYMREKYFVDGIMTKDKYGDWCAPRPTDGKLIATAMYYHLLTVMDTFAGILHYPEDQSLFAKQAAQVKDSFNQHFRHNSKENTYNTLTANLLPLYFDMVPENERQQVFKAIVDTIHRNGDHLSTGVIGTQFLMRTLTGNGRADLAYLIAADRDYPGWGYMANQGATTIWELWNGDKAAPNMNSQNHIMLLGDLIVWFYQSLAGIQGENGFKHIIMKPQPVPGLEEVNAGYQSMYGFIHSHWKKTTDAFDWQISIPVNTKATIYLPANDTSRIKGLGDHAKFIKAADNRLVYELGSGDYYIHIVQPDRWKKGIITDEDIFTTAPFPESHAATIAETSQGLVTAWFGGTKERNPDVGIWISRQVNGKWTQPVEVANGIQNDTLRYACWNPVLFQVPAGDLLLFYKVGPNVAGWKGYMKTSADGGVTWTAARQLPDGFLGPVKNKPLLLPGGKLLCPSSTEGHGWNIHFELTTDTGKTWTKIGPLQKDSTINAIQPSILQYGNGKMQILCRNKGGNIVQSWSLDSGKTWSPLSLNSLPNNNSGTDAVTLKDGRQLIVYNHVSTPKGAGKGRRTPLNVSLSEDGIHWSAALVLENSPVSQYSYPAVIQSSDGYIHIVYTWRRQRIRYVKIDPRQLELTPINNELWKTADAGL, from the coding sequence ATGCATGCATTGTTCCTGATATTATTGTTCCATCTGCGTTGTGAAACGCTGGAGAACCCTGTGGGTATAGATGTGGCACAACCCAGGATGAGCTGGGAAATACGTGGAGAGGAGCAGGGGCTCATGCAAACGGCCTACCAGGTTATTGTGGCTTCTTCACTTGAAAAATTAGCAAAGAATGAAGGCGATCTGTGGAATTCAGGAAAAGTAAAGAGTGATCAGTCCATACAGGTAGTTTACAATGGTAAAGCCCTGAAAAGCAGGCAGGACTGCTATTGGAAAGTAAGGGTCTGGACAAACAGGGGAGAGTGTGCATGGAGTAAACCTGCCCATTGGAGTATGGGCTTATTACATCCTGAAGACTGGAAAGGCCGGTGGATAGGGGCAGATACTTCTTTTGCCTGGGATAGTGCGCATACGCAGTTTTCAAGGCTTTCAGCCCGTTATTACAGAAGGGATTTTACCAGCCAGTCATCGCTTAAAAAAGCCACTTTATATATCGCGGGGCCTGGTTTGTATGAGGGCTTTATAAATGGCCGCCGTATTGGAACAGAGGTATTATCTCAGTCACCAACTGACTATCGGAAAACGCTGCGGTATAATACTTATGATGTAACCGGTTTGATACAGAATGGAGCAAATGCGATTGGCGTAACACTTGGGAATGGCCGTTATTTCACCATGCGGCAAAACTACAAGCCTGCCAAGATCAATACATTTGGTTATCCCCGCTTATTACTACAGTTGGAGTTGGAATATGCAAATGGTAAAAAGCAAATAATAGCCAGTGATAAAAGCTGGCAATTAACAGCGGATGGACCTATCCGGACAAATAATGAATATGATGGCGAAGAATATGATGCCAGGAAGGAAATGCCCGGTTGGAATAATGCAGGCTTCCATGCCGGCGGCTGGCAGGCTGTGGATATCGTGCCTGCGCCCGGTGGTAAACTCGTAGCCCAGCTCAATGAACCGCAGCGCATTACCGCCACCATCAAACCCCTTTCCATCAAGCCCTTAAAAGATAAATGGATCGTAGACATGGGGCAGAACTTTGCCGGCTGGTTACAGATAAAAGTAAAAGGGCAAAGGGACGAGCAGGTAAAATTACGCTTTGCGGAGAGCTTGCAGAAAGATGGAAGCTTGTATATAGCAAATCTCCGGGATGCTAAAGTAACTGACATCTATACACTGAAAGGTGGCGGCCTTGAAACATGGCATCCTACCTTTGTATACCATGGTTTCCGCTATGTGGAGATCAGTGGTATTCTTCCTGGAGAAATAGAAGGACAGGTGATCAATGATGATTTGATTACCACCGGTACATTCGAAACATCTGATCCAACTATCAACCAAATTTACAAAAACGCCGTATGGGGGATCCGTTCCAACTACAAAGGCATGCCGGTAGATTGTCCACAGCGCAATGAACGTATGCCCTGGCTGGGAGACCGGACAACAGGTGCTTTAGGAGAGAGTTTCATTTTTGACAACAGCAAGCTATATGCAAAATGGCTGGATGATATAGCCGATGCACAACTGGAAACCGGTGCTATTCCCGATGTAGCCCCTGCCTACTGGAGATACTACTCAGATAATATGACCTGGCCGGCCGCTTATATTCTCATAGCCGGCTATCTCTACGATCAGTTTGGAGAGGTAACGCCAATGCGCAAACATTATCCGTCCATGAAACGCTGGCTCAGCTACATGCGTGAAAAGTATTTTGTAGACGGCATCATGACGAAGGATAAGTATGGGGATTGGTGTGCACCCCGACCAACAGACGGTAAACTGATCGCTACGGCAATGTATTATCATTTACTAACTGTCATGGATACATTTGCAGGTATTTTACACTATCCGGAAGATCAGTCATTATTTGCAAAACAGGCTGCGCAGGTAAAAGATTCATTCAATCAGCATTTCCGCCATAATAGCAAGGAAAATACCTACAATACCCTCACCGCAAATCTGCTCCCGCTCTATTTCGACATGGTACCTGAAAATGAGCGGCAGCAGGTATTTAAAGCCATCGTCGATACTATTCACCGGAATGGAGATCACCTTTCCACAGGTGTAATCGGTACCCAGTTTTTAATGCGTACCCTCACCGGAAATGGCCGTGCTGACCTGGCATATCTCATTGCCGCAGATAGAGACTATCCTGGATGGGGGTACATGGCAAACCAGGGGGCTACTACCATCTGGGAATTATGGAATGGAGACAAAGCCGCTCCAAACATGAACTCCCAAAATCATATCATGCTCCTGGGTGATTTAATCGTCTGGTTTTATCAAAGCCTTGCAGGTATCCAGGGAGAAAACGGGTTTAAGCACATCATCATGAAGCCACAACCCGTGCCCGGCCTGGAAGAAGTGAATGCCGGTTACCAGTCCATGTATGGTTTCATTCACTCACACTGGAAAAAAACTACAGATGCTTTTGACTGGCAGATCAGTATACCTGTAAATACTAAAGCAACCATATACCTGCCCGCTAACGATACTTCCCGGATTAAGGGTTTAGGCGATCATGCAAAATTCATTAAGGCAGCAGATAACAGACTGGTATATGAACTGGGTTCAGGTGATTATTATATCCATATCGTCCAACCCGATCGCTGGAAAAAAGGTATCATAACGGATGAAGACATCTTCACCACCGCCCCCTTCCCGGAATCACACGCTGCCACCATTGCCGAAACCAGCCAGGGCTTGGTAACTGCCTGGTTTGGTGGAACCAAAGAAAGAAACCCGGATGTAGGCATCTGGATAAGCCGCCAGGTGAATGGTAAATGGACACAACCTGTAGAGGTGGCAAATGGAATACAAAACGATACCCTGCGCTATGCCTGCTGGAACCCTGTATTATTCCAGGTGCCAGCTGGCGATCTATTACTCTTTTACAAAGTAGGCCCTAATGTAGCCGGCTGGAAAGGGTATATGAAGACCTCTGCAGATGGAGGTGTCACCTGGACAGCCGCCAGGCAATTACCCGATGGGTTCTTAGGCCCGGTGAAAAACAAACCACTCTTACTACCAGGTGGAAAACTCCTTTGCCCCAGCAGCACAGAAGGTCATGGTTGGAATATCCACTTCGAACTCACCACAGACACAGGTAAAACCTGGACAAAGATCGGTCCTTTGCAAAAAGATAGTACCATCAATGCCATTCAACCCAGCATCCTGCAATATGGCAATGGGAAAATGCAGATCCTGTGTCGCAACAAAGGAGGTAATATCGTTCAGTCATGGTCACTGGATAGTGGAAAAACATGGTCGCCGCTTTCCCTCAATTCATTACCTAATAACAATTCCGGTACTGATGCAGTCACTTTAAAAGATGGTCGTCAGCTGATTGTGTATAACCACGTCTCCACACCCAAAGGTGCCGGCAAAGGCAGGCGTACTCCACTGAATGTATCACTCAGTGAGGATGGTATCCATTGGTCAGCAGCCTTAGTGCTGGAAAATTCACCGGTAAGCCAGTACTCCTACCCCGCAGTCATTCAGTCCTCAGATGGATATATTCACATTGTATACACATGGCGCCGGCAAAGGATCAGGTATGTGAAGATCGATCCCCGGCAGCTGGAACTCACACCCATAAATAACGAACTATGGAAAACAGCAGACGCAGGTTTATAG
- a CDS encoding sugar phosphate isomerase/epimerase family protein — MENSRRRFIAQSALLAAGILLPGSLTAKASGLLPVSPSADDALTGTGRWKAPHYRIAVCDWMILKRQKLGAFQLTKEIGADGLELDMGGLGDRPAFDNKLRDAATRQQFLDKAKELNIAISSIAMSGFYAQSFAERTETPDLVQDCIDTMVAMNVKIAFLPLGVKGDLLQHPELRPQIVQRLKEAAVKAKKAGVIIGIETALSAAEEVRLLDEINSKHIRSYFNFSNAIKEGRDLQEELKTLGVHRICQIHCTNTDGVWLENDPKINMPAVKKTLDDMGWKGWLVIERSRDANDPKNVKKNFSANAAYLKSIFHA, encoded by the coding sequence ATGGAAAACAGCAGACGCAGGTTTATAGCACAATCAGCATTACTCGCTGCAGGCATCTTACTGCCCGGTTCTCTTACTGCAAAAGCAAGCGGCTTACTACCCGTTTCACCATCAGCAGATGACGCCCTCACAGGAACAGGCAGGTGGAAAGCACCTCATTACCGCATTGCTGTATGTGACTGGATGATCCTGAAACGCCAGAAACTGGGGGCTTTCCAGCTGACCAAAGAAATCGGTGCCGATGGCCTGGAACTGGATATGGGAGGCCTGGGCGACCGCCCTGCATTCGACAATAAACTCAGGGATGCCGCTACCCGCCAGCAATTCCTGGACAAAGCTAAAGAACTGAACATCGCTATCAGCTCTATCGCCATGTCAGGATTCTATGCACAATCCTTTGCAGAAAGAACCGAAACACCTGACCTGGTACAGGATTGTATCGATACCATGGTGGCTATGAACGTAAAAATCGCCTTCCTGCCACTCGGCGTAAAAGGAGATCTGTTACAGCATCCGGAATTGCGCCCGCAAATCGTGCAAAGACTAAAAGAAGCCGCAGTAAAAGCAAAGAAAGCAGGTGTGATCATCGGTATAGAAACTGCCTTATCCGCAGCCGAAGAGGTCAGGCTCCTGGACGAAATCAATTCAAAGCATATCCGGAGCTATTTCAATTTCTCTAACGCTATCAAGGAAGGCAGGGATTTGCAGGAGGAATTGAAAACCCTTGGCGTCCATCGTATCTGCCAGATCCATTGCACCAACACAGACGGCGTATGGCTGGAAAATGATCCTAAGATCAATATGCCCGCAGTGAAGAAAACACTGGATGATATGGGCTGGAAAGGCTGGTTGGTGATAGAACGCTCCCGCGATGCAAACGACCCGAAGAATGTAAAAAAGAACTTTAGCGCAAATGCCGCTTATCTGAAATCAATATTCCATGCGTAG
- a CDS encoding glycosyl hydrolase: protein MRSVLICFLLLLSTTLHAQQNAKPWVFWYWMYAAVSPEGIHADLVAMKEAGLGGAYLMPINGKTTYTPVAEQLSPAWWELVHYASQQADSLGLQLGMHFCDGFAVAGGPWITPALSMQKVVWTSTEVKGQFNGILPQPTTNEAYYKDIAVLAFPLIKEDQSTPVVTTSLPNVNAQILANKNNKDNIKSTDPCWIQYTYAAPFTCRSILIRGNNYQAQRLKLSVSDDGISFHEVLQMTAPRHGWADSDADHTYSIPATTSRYFRFDYNKAGSEPGAEDLDNAKWKQSLKITGIHLSNQPRIDQFEGKSGAIWRISNTITNTDLAIPQDQIIDLTAKTDAKGHLQWKAPKGDWTILRIGHTSTGHKNVTGGAGAGLECDKFNPAAVRFQFDHWYGEALKRAKLSVLHVDSWECGSQNWSSVFRDAFKKQHGYDLLKWLPAMAGIPVNNGPASEQFLSDIRRTINHLIQVNFYDTLSVLAHSNGVAFSAESTAPMITADGMEHYHAVDYPMGEFWLRSPTHDKPNDMLDAISGAHVYDKQIIQAEAFTELRNNWDEYPGMLKTSIDRNFALGINKLVFHVFAHNPWMDKKPGMTLNGIGLYFQRDQTWWPYVSGMVDYVTRCQQLLQQGKPVVDIGVYTGDNLPKRAVLPARLVPLLPTLFGDSTIQREKRRLANVGEPTMEMPAGVTASANISKAEDWIDPLHGYAYDSYNRPADSARYRISLKLTDTLKHINVPPDFISGEPGIAWTHRSAPDKEIYFVSNQQDKERHLQLSFRVQNKMPVLYDAVQDMYLQPEASQVKGDRTELSLSLPPNGSMFVLFTNKPLHNVHKQTNDAPFKTLDNPWKVSFTPNDTVLFEKLTDWSQHASGKIRYFSGTAHYIQNFQLDNPPAAILLDLGNVANIAAVKVNDTDCGITWTPPYRVDISKAVHPGLNKIDIAVTNTWANRIIGDRTQPKTTYSIVADKQAGGHLLPAGLLGPVKLLSDYQVADSVMERVYNEVKTPYKYGLVMVPANDTLKMDCPGIFRKNNEWYMVYIVFDGRGYETWLAKSKDLLNWQSLGKMMSFSDSATWDANQKAGYTALQDYKWGGNYEWPAYKGKHWLSYFGGVSTGYEAGLLSIGIAYTDQDITKAHEWKRLPQPVLKATDADAGWWENNTIYKSSVIRDVQKRTGHSFIMYYNAKGDSLKPKRGKERIGMAVSDDMEHWSRWSRDPILDHYTGITGDAVIQQMDSLYVMFYYGAFWKDKPKEAFNRFACSYDLVHWTDWKGADLINSSEPYDNLFAHKSFVVKWNGVVYHYYCAVDKAGHRGIAVATSVDKGKSKLTY from the coding sequence ATGCGTAGTGTCCTTATTTGTTTTCTTTTATTATTGAGCACCACTTTACACGCACAGCAAAATGCCAAACCATGGGTGTTCTGGTATTGGATGTATGCCGCAGTATCGCCCGAAGGGATCCATGCGGACCTGGTAGCCATGAAAGAAGCCGGTCTGGGTGGCGCTTACCTGATGCCCATCAATGGTAAAACTACGTATACGCCTGTAGCAGAACAACTCAGCCCCGCATGGTGGGAGCTGGTACACTATGCTTCACAGCAGGCTGATAGTCTCGGTTTACAATTGGGTATGCACTTCTGTGATGGCTTTGCCGTAGCAGGAGGCCCCTGGATCACACCCGCACTCAGCATGCAGAAAGTAGTGTGGACAAGTACTGAGGTAAAGGGTCAATTCAATGGAATCCTGCCACAACCCACTACCAACGAAGCTTACTATAAAGACATTGCAGTACTGGCTTTCCCACTTATCAAAGAGGATCAATCCACACCTGTAGTGACCACGAGCCTTCCTAACGTAAATGCACAAATTCTAGCAAACAAAAACAACAAAGATAATATCAAAAGCACCGATCCCTGCTGGATCCAATATACCTATGCAGCGCCATTTACCTGCCGCTCTATTCTCATTCGTGGCAATAACTACCAGGCGCAGCGACTAAAACTTTCTGTGAGTGATGATGGCATAAGCTTCCATGAAGTATTGCAGATGACGGCTCCCCGCCATGGCTGGGCCGATTCAGATGCCGATCATACCTATTCCATTCCGGCTACCACCAGTCGTTACTTTCGCTTTGACTACAACAAAGCCGGTTCCGAACCCGGTGCAGAAGACCTGGACAACGCCAAATGGAAACAAAGTCTGAAGATCACAGGTATCCATTTATCCAATCAGCCCCGTATTGATCAATTTGAAGGAAAGAGCGGGGCTATCTGGCGGATCAGTAATACAATTACCAATACAGACCTGGCCATTCCGCAAGATCAGATCATTGACCTGACTGCTAAAACCGATGCAAAGGGGCATCTGCAATGGAAAGCTCCAAAGGGTGACTGGACCATCCTGAGAATAGGTCATACCTCCACCGGGCATAAAAATGTAACCGGAGGTGCAGGTGCCGGCCTGGAATGCGATAAGTTCAACCCTGCTGCTGTTCGTTTCCAGTTTGATCACTGGTATGGAGAAGCGCTTAAACGTGCTAAGCTGAGTGTACTACATGTGGATAGCTGGGAATGTGGAAGTCAGAACTGGTCGTCCGTATTCAGAGATGCTTTTAAAAAGCAACATGGCTATGATCTGCTTAAATGGCTGCCGGCAATGGCAGGCATTCCTGTGAATAACGGGCCTGCGTCTGAACAATTCTTATCAGATATTCGGCGTACAATCAATCATTTAATTCAGGTTAACTTTTACGATACTTTAAGTGTATTGGCACATTCAAACGGGGTCGCCTTCAGTGCCGAAAGTACAGCGCCAATGATCACAGCCGATGGCATGGAGCATTACCACGCGGTAGATTACCCAATGGGAGAATTCTGGCTGCGCAGTCCTACACACGATAAGCCCAATGATATGTTGGATGCCATTTCCGGCGCTCATGTCTATGATAAACAAATCATTCAGGCGGAGGCATTTACAGAATTACGGAATAACTGGGATGAATATCCGGGCATGTTGAAAACCAGCATCGATCGCAACTTCGCGCTAGGTATCAATAAATTAGTCTTCCATGTATTTGCACACAATCCCTGGATGGACAAAAAGCCGGGCATGACCCTGAATGGCATTGGCCTCTACTTCCAGCGTGATCAGACCTGGTGGCCCTATGTATCAGGCATGGTGGATTATGTAACCCGTTGTCAACAGCTGTTACAGCAGGGAAAACCCGTTGTGGATATCGGTGTGTATACAGGTGATAACCTGCCTAAAAGAGCCGTATTACCAGCACGTTTAGTTCCCTTATTACCCACACTTTTCGGTGACAGCACCATTCAAAGAGAAAAAAGAAGACTGGCAAATGTAGGTGAACCTACTATGGAAATGCCGGCAGGTGTCACCGCCAGCGCCAATATATCAAAGGCAGAAGACTGGATAGATCCCCTGCATGGCTATGCCTATGATTCCTATAACAGACCCGCTGATAGCGCGAGATACCGTATCTCCCTCAAGCTCACGGATACACTGAAGCATATCAATGTTCCTCCTGACTTCATTTCAGGGGAACCCGGTATTGCCTGGACCCATCGTTCTGCTCCGGATAAGGAGATCTATTTTGTTTCTAATCAGCAGGATAAAGAACGTCACTTGCAGCTATCCTTTAGGGTACAAAACAAGATGCCGGTATTGTATGATGCAGTACAGGATATGTATCTGCAACCTGAAGCCTCACAAGTCAAAGGAGACAGAACTGAATTATCATTATCGCTCCCGCCAAACGGTTCTATGTTCGTGTTATTCACAAACAAGCCCCTGCACAATGTGCATAAACAAACGAATGATGCGCCTTTCAAGACCCTGGACAATCCATGGAAAGTAAGCTTCACACCAAATGATACCGTGCTGTTTGAAAAACTGACCGACTGGAGCCAACATGCATCAGGTAAGATCAGGTACTTTTCCGGTACAGCGCATTATATCCAAAACTTCCAGCTGGATAATCCTCCAGCTGCCATCCTGCTCGATCTGGGAAATGTTGCCAACATCGCAGCCGTAAAAGTCAACGATACCGACTGTGGCATTACCTGGACGCCACCCTACCGGGTAGATATTTCCAAAGCAGTACATCCCGGGCTGAATAAGATCGACATCGCTGTCACTAACACCTGGGCGAACCGTATAATCGGCGACAGAACCCAGCCAAAGACAACCTACAGTATTGTTGCTGACAAGCAGGCCGGCGGTCATTTACTCCCCGCAGGTTTATTAGGTCCTGTAAAGCTGCTCTCTGATTACCAGGTAGCAGATTCCGTGATGGAACGTGTGTATAACGAAGTGAAGACCCCCTATAAATACGGCCTTGTCATGGTGCCTGCAAATGACACCCTGAAAATGGACTGCCCCGGTATCTTCCGGAAAAACAACGAATGGTACATGGTCTACATCGTATTTGATGGACGGGGCTACGAAACCTGGCTGGCCAAAAGCAAAGACCTGCTGAACTGGCAAAGCCTTGGCAAAATGATGTCCTTTTCTGACAGCGCTACCTGGGATGCTAACCAGAAAGCCGGCTATACCGCCCTGCAGGATTACAAATGGGGTGGTAATTACGAATGGCCTGCCTACAAAGGAAAACATTGGTTATCTTACTTTGGTGGTGTAAGCACCGGTTATGAAGCAGGTTTATTATCCATTGGTATTGCTTATACTGACCAGGATATTACCAAAGCCCATGAGTGGAAAAGATTGCCACAGCCCGTGCTGAAAGCAACGGATGCTGATGCCGGCTGGTGGGAGAACAATACGATCTACAAAAGTTCTGTGATCCGCGATGTACAAAAACGAACTGGTCATTCCTTCATCATGTATTACAATGCAAAAGGAGATAGCCTGAAACCAAAGAGAGGGAAGGAGCGGATAGGTATGGCGGTATCTGATGATATGGAACACTGGTCACGCTGGAGCAGGGATCCCATACTGGATCATTACACAGGCATTACAGGAGATGCAGTGATACAGCAAATGGATAGCCTGTATGTGATGTTCTATTACGGTGCCTTCTGGAAAGACAAGCCAAAAGAAGCTTTCAACCGTTTCGCCTGCTCTTATGACCTCGTGCATTGGACAGACTGGAAAGGAGCTGATCTGATCAATTCTTCCGAACCTTATGACAACCTCTTTGCACACAAATCTTTTGTAGTGAAATGGAATGGTGTCGTCTATCATTATTACTGCGCAGTAGACAAGGCAGGGCATAGGGGCATAGCAGTAGCTACTTCAGTTGATAAAGGGAAAAGTAAATTAACTTATTAA